In Dysidea avara chromosome 3, odDysAvar1.4, whole genome shotgun sequence, a single window of DNA contains:
- the LOC136251579 gene encoding inter-alpha-trypsin inhibitor heavy chain H5-like: protein MVTSLANKDPHFAIPLSTGQQLCYSMQGLANFIFNLISHPNINVNAYFIAPEKDKNLKEYATFLGDIGIMIQPDHCMGDCRSKHITTITISASDRSILLDGSKTVITDRPVHVLVDNSTTTIQLGQVLTNRNTPSLIVSIKKPRLSVKINFVNEHLDLMVMDDSGISSDCHGIMGQFLHREAHVGDGLMKINGKVIEIEEKPMWDTDDIPCLHAKPQYGYQAEGIIEGKYTDYIMDSLFSPRFQYRKFKM, encoded by the exons atgg TTACATCACTGGCTAACAAAGACCCTCATTTTGCTATTCCACTATCAACTGGACAACAACTATGTTACAGTATGCAAGGACTAGCTAACTTTATATTCAACCTAATCTCTCATCCTAATATCAATGTCAATGCTTATTTCATTGCTCCTGAGAAAGACAAAAACTTGAAAGAGTATGCCACATTCTTGGGAGATATTGGGATCATGATACAGCCAGATCATTGTATGGGTGACTGTCGGTCTAAACACATCACAACAATTACCATCTCAGCTAGCGACAGAAGTATCCTCCTTGATGGTAGTAAGACTGTGATCACTGATCGTCCAGTACATGTTCTGGTTGACAACTCCACTACTACTATACAACTAGGACAGGTATTGACCAATAGGAACACCCCCAGTTTGATAGTATCAATAAAGAAGCCCCGATTGTCTGTCAAGATCAACTTTGTCAATGAACATCTTGACTTGATGGTAATGGATGATAGTGGTATTAGCAGTGATTGTCATGGGATAATGG GTCAGTTCCTACACAGAGAAGCACATGTTGGGGATGGGTTGATGAAGATCAATGGAAAGGTGATAGAAATTGAGGAGAAGCCAATGTGGGATACTGATGACATTCCTTGTCTACATGCTAAACCACAATATGGCTATCAAGCAGAAGGGATTATAGAAGGAAAGTATACAGATTACATCATGGATAGTCTCTTCTCCCCTCGGTTCCAGTATAGAAAGTTTAAGATGTGA
- the LOC136251738 gene encoding inter-alpha-trypsin inhibitor heavy chain H5-like, translated as MKVTLNYAIILMISSILELVVVVDSRSSGAPIEACAQIAPQHGSNSPSTDPLPFSVDLSDFTFDCYIGGQSYNITLQGGTTNMDYRGFMIQGRLAADGTTPAGTFSNPMSDPDYRTECTDDTAATHTNGNQKITTTVTWMAPPAGTGPVIFRYAFVDMFNTFWTNLVTMPIIEVTSLASKDPHFAVPLSTGQQLCYSMQGLANFIFNLISHPNINVNAYFIAPEKDKNLKEYATFLGDIGIMIQPDHCMGDCRSKHITTITISASDRSILLDGSKTVITDRPVHVLVDNSTTTIQLGQVLTNRNTPSLIVSIKKPRLSVMINFVNEHLDLMVMDDSGISSDCHGIMGQFLHREAHVGDGLMKINGKVIEIEEKPMWGTDDIPCLHAKPQYGYQAEGIIEGKYTDYIMDSLFSPRFQYRKFKM; from the exons ATGAAA GTCACACTCAACTATGCTATTATACTCATGATCAGTAGTATCCTAGAACTTGTTGTGGTGGTGGATAGTCGCTCATCAGGAGCACCAATTGAAGCTTGCGCACAAATTGCCCCACAGCATGGTTCAAACTCTCCTTCTACTGATCCACTGCCATTTTCTGTTGACCTCAGTGATTTTACATTTGATTGTTACATTGGTGGACAGAGCTACAATA TCACACTGCAAGGCGGGACAACTAACATGGACTATAGAGGATTTATGATACAAGGAAGGTTAGCAGCTGATGGTACCACTCCAGCTGGAACATTTTCTAATCCTATGTCAGATCCAGACTATCGAACAGAGTGTACCGATGAT ACAGCTGCTACACATACTAATGGTAATCAAAAAATAACAACAACTGTAACTTGGATGGCACCACCTGCAGGAACTGGCCCTGTCATTTTTAG GTATGCATTTGTGGATATGTTCAATACTTTCTGGACAAATTTGGTTACTATGCCAATTATTGAAG TTACATCACTGGCTAGCAAAGATCCCCACTTCGCTGTTCCACTATCAACTGGACAACAACTATGTTACAGTATGCAAGGACTAGCTAACTTTATATTCAACCTAATCTCTCATCCTAATATCAATGTCAATGCTTATTTTATTGCTCCTGAGAAAGACAAAAACTTGAAAGAGTATGCCACATTCTTGGGAGATATTGGGATCATGATACAGCCAGATCATTGTATGGGTGACTGTCGGTCTAAACACATCACAACAATCACCATCTCAGCTAGCGACAGAAGTATCCTCCTTGATGGTAGTAAGACTGTGATCACTGATCGTCCAGTACATGTTCTGGTTGACAACTCCACTACTACTATACAACTAGGACAGGTATTGACCAATAGGAACACCCCCAGCTTGATAGTATCAATAAAGAAGCCCCGACTGTCTGTCATGATCAACTTTGTCAATGAACATCTTGACTTGATGGTAATGGATGATAGTGGCATAAGCAGTGATTGTCATGGGATAATGG GTCAGTTCCTACATAGAGAAGCACATGTTGGGGATGGGTTGATGAAGATCAATGGAAAGGTGATAGAAATTGAGGAGAAGCCAATGTGGGGTACTGATGATATTCCTTGTCTACATGCTAAACCACAATATGGCTATCAAGCAGAAGGGATTATAGAAGGAAAGTATACTGATTACATCATGGATAGTCTCTTCTCCCCTCGGTTCCAGTATAGAAAGTTTAAGATGTGA
- the LOC136251739 gene encoding inter-alpha-trypsin inhibitor heavy chain H5-like translates to MVQPDHCMGDCRSKHITTVTISASDRSILLDGSKTVITDRPVHVLVDNSTATIQLGQVLTNRNTPSLIVSIKKPRLSFKINFVNEHLDLMVMDDSGISSDCHGIMGQFLHREAHVGDGLMKINGKVIEIEEKPMWDTDDIPCLHAKPQYGYQAEGIIEGKYTDYIMDSLFFPQFQYRKFKM, encoded by the exons ATGGTACAGCCAGATCACTGTATGGGTGATTGTCGGTCTAAACACATCACAACGGTCACTATCTCAGCTAGCGACAGAAGTATACTCCTTGATGGTAGTAAGACTGTGATCACTGATCGTCCAGTACATGTTCTGGTTGACAACTCTACTGCTACTATACAACTAGGACAGGTATTGACCAATAGGAACACTCCCAGTTTGATAGTATCAATAAAGAAGCCCAGACTGTCTTTCAAGATCAACTTTGTCAATGAACATCTTGATTTGATGGTAATGGATGATAGTGGCATAAGCAGTGATTGTCATGGGATAATGG GTCAGTTCCTCCATAGAGAAGCACATGTTGGGGATGGGTTGATGAAGATCAATGGAAAGGTGATAGAAATTGAGGAGAAGCCAATGTGGGATACTGATGATATTCCTTGTCTACATGCTAAACCACAATATGGCTATCAAGCAGAAGGGATTATAGAAGGAAAGTATACTGATTACATCATGGACAGTCTCTTCTTCCCTCAGTTCCAGTATAGAAAGTTTAAGATGTGA